A genomic window from Halobaculum sp. MBLA0147 includes:
- the cas6 gene encoding CRISPR-associated endoribonuclease Cas6 yields the protein MWRALSDTEFDDRHGDDAPTGLVFSNPFPPGDMAEGDSRTLLVASPNRELLGAIAADFDANPELNIGEMPFEITDQTVIAPDVGEPGTKGVIETGTGVLVRIPPWKFDDYGIDVDSDQSEFWKEEHTLDPFQTQLENNLDWKHGHFAPDDLAGPSDTTGDLFDSYELIKTFPLPVTVTEGEQETWILSKWRFGYQVRDNDHRRHLNLALDTGIGERNAMGFGFVNIRESELEEPPV from the coding sequence ATGTGGCGGGCGCTGAGCGACACCGAGTTCGACGATCGCCACGGTGATGACGCGCCGACGGGCCTCGTCTTCTCGAATCCGTTCCCTCCGGGAGATATGGCGGAGGGGGACAGCCGGACGCTGCTCGTCGCCTCACCAAATCGTGAACTCCTAGGGGCGATCGCTGCTGACTTCGACGCGAACCCGGAGTTGAACATCGGTGAGATGCCGTTCGAGATCACCGACCAGACGGTGATCGCGCCCGATGTTGGCGAACCCGGAACGAAGGGTGTGATCGAGACTGGCACGGGCGTGTTGGTCCGGATCCCGCCGTGGAAGTTCGACGACTACGGGATCGATGTCGACTCCGACCAGTCGGAGTTCTGGAAAGAAGAGCACACGCTGGACCCGTTCCAGACGCAACTCGAGAACAACCTCGACTGGAAGCATGGCCACTTCGCACCCGACGACCTCGCTGGCCCGTCGGATACCACTGGTGACCTGTTCGACAGCTACGAGCTCATCAAGACGTTCCCGCTTCCGGTGACCGTGACCGAGGGTGAACAGGAGACGTGGATCCTCAGTAAGTGGCGGTTCGGGTATCAAGTGCGTGACAACGATCACCGCCGCCACCTGAACCTGGCACTCGACACTGGCATCGGCGAACGGAACGCGATGGGCTTCGGCTTCGTGAACATCCGAGAGAGCGAACTGGAGGAGCCGCCCGTATGA
- the cas5b gene encoding type I-B CRISPR-associated protein Cas5b, protein MTTPNIDDKGLPEHCLSLRVASDWGHFRRVGRTATKQTYRMIPRTTVAGLLAAIVGEPRDSYYETFGEDVSAIAITPESELRTINMPMTSVGTDPSEATTQTAGSRRSQLVRYQDTRAPRQIHVYETLVDPVYRLDVAVEDEEFYTQLRRHLKNGTSHYPPSLGLSEHLARVELLNSSSEPTPVTGDEPVIIDAAVPGTLKNVVPQAGVECVTERSAAVMEGIGGGRRTTRFDDLVFTPTPDTGVKVAPSALDWPVASVGDKTVVFR, encoded by the coding sequence ATGACTACACCAAACATCGACGACAAGGGACTGCCAGAGCACTGTCTGTCACTCCGGGTTGCCTCTGATTGGGGTCACTTCCGGCGCGTTGGTCGAACAGCGACAAAACAGACGTATCGAATGATTCCACGGACGACCGTGGCTGGACTCTTGGCAGCGATCGTCGGTGAACCACGCGACTCGTACTACGAGACGTTCGGTGAGGATGTCTCCGCCATCGCGATCACACCCGAGTCGGAGCTCCGGACGATAAATATGCCTATGACGTCGGTTGGCACTGATCCCAGTGAAGCAACAACGCAAACCGCTGGGTCTCGACGGTCGCAACTGGTTCGTTACCAAGACACGAGAGCCCCTCGGCAGATCCATGTCTATGAGACGCTTGTTGACCCCGTGTACCGGCTTGATGTTGCTGTCGAAGATGAGGAATTCTACACCCAACTTCGGAGGCACCTGAAGAATGGCACGTCACACTACCCACCAAGCCTAGGCCTCTCAGAACACCTTGCCCGGGTTGAGCTGCTCAACTCCAGTAGCGAACCGACGCCCGTGACAGGCGATGAGCCAGTGATTATAGACGCAGCCGTTCCAGGAACACTCAAGAACGTAGTGCCGCAGGCAGGCGTCGAGTGCGTGACAGAGCGATCAGCAGCCGTCATGGAGGGTATAGGTGGTGGTCGACGGACAACTCGGTTCGACGATCTTGTGTTCACGCCGACTCCCGACACCGGAGTGAAAGTGGCACCATCGGCACTGGATTGGCCAGTCGCGAGTGTCGGTGACAAGACTGTCGTATTCCGATGA
- a CDS encoding pentapeptide repeat-containing protein gives MVLDDTIDLSGSSLKNSNIKNTGLRTADLNDAKLDNAELHEAELHNAELHEAKLNSAELHKAELHDAELHKTRLLGAELHEAELHDAELHKAKPLGAELHEAKLLGAELHEARLWGAELHEAKLNSAELHEANLDDAELHEANFNSAELHKAELHDAELHEAKLHDAELHEAELHNAELHKAKLLRAELHEAELHDAELPEANLYRAFLDNADFSKADLSSSNLKVKKLEKTKFISSNLKESVLPEGSKLKKANLTNASMQGQDLRGENLAGIKMEKADLTDADLSRANLSEADLERAKLSRADLYGTRLAGAQLGGAVFGNAQINEKTFKSLEPVDDEHGRDRTLGERLKQLLLGPVGPDAYRCVYDPVSAFDNPDSGSEPDENAPEDNNEASANEDRGGDADDPAVRAGGVYREFERLARENSLPGWQQQFFILRQDMQTRQKSGLDRVLALVQRSLFGYGETFGRVIGWSVVIIISFAAAYLAGGMIRPVGPGGTLGRPVSWTQLPGDPSVLWESLYYSTLTFTALGFGDFRPAGTVGQALTILETATGALLLALLVFVFGRRAAK, from the coding sequence ATGGTATTAGATGACACTATAGATCTTTCTGGCTCATCTTTAAAAAATTCAAATATAAAAAATACAGGCCTCCGTACTGCAGATCTGAATGATGCGAAACTCGATAATGCCGAGTTGCATGAGGCGGAACTCCATAATGCCGAGTTGCATGAGGCGAAGCTCAATAGTGCCGAGTTGCATAAGGCGGAACTCCATGATGCCGAGTTGCATAAGACGAGACTCTTGGGTGCCGAGTTGCATGAGGCGGAACTCCATGATGCCGAGTTGCATAAGGCGAAACCCTTGGGTGCCGAGTTGCATGAGGCGAAACTCTTGGGTGCCGAGTTGCATGAGGCGAGACTCTGGGGTGCCGAGTTGCATGAGGCGAAGCTCAATAGTGCCGAGTTGCATGAGGCGAACCTCGATGATGCCGAGTTGCATGAGGCGAACTTCAATAGCGCCGAGTTGCATAAGGCGGAGCTCCATGATGCCGAGTTGCATGAGGCGAAGCTCCATGATGCCGAGTTGCATGAGGCGGAACTCCATAATGCCGAGTTGCATAAGGCGAAACTCTTGCGTGCCGAGTTGCATGAGGCGGAACTCCATGATGCCGAGTTGCCTGAGGCGAACCTTTACCGGGCTTTCCTAGATAACGCGGACTTCTCAAAAGCAGACTTAAGTAGTTCTAATTTGAAAGTTAAAAAATTAGAAAAAACAAAATTTATTAGCTCAAACTTAAAAGAATCAGTTCTGCCAGAAGGTTCAAAACTAAAGAAAGCCAACTTGACTAATGCATCAATGCAGGGCCAAGATCTTAGGGGAGAAAACTTAGCAGGGATAAAAATGGAAAAGGCAGACTTAACTGATGCTGACCTGAGCCGAGCGAACCTCTCAGAAGCTGACTTAGAACGGGCGAAGTTAAGCCGTGCTGATCTGTACGGCACACGACTGGCGGGCGCCCAATTAGGTGGTGCTGTATTCGGGAATGCACAAATAAATGAAAAGACATTTAAAAGCCTTGAGCCAGTAGACGATGAGCACGGTCGTGATCGTACTCTCGGGGAACGTCTCAAACAACTTCTTTTGGGGCCGGTAGGTCCTGATGCATATCGCTGCGTCTACGATCCCGTAAGTGCGTTTGATAATCCCGATTCAGGGTCTGAACCGGATGAGAATGCACCAGAGGATAACAACGAAGCTAGTGCAAATGAAGACAGAGGTGGTGACGCAGACGACCCTGCGGTCCGGGCTGGTGGGGTGTACCGAGAATTTGAGCGTTTGGCTCGAGAGAATTCGTTGCCAGGTTGGCAGCAGCAGTTCTTCATTCTTCGACAAGACATGCAAACCCGTCAGAAGTCCGGGTTAGATCGGGTGTTAGCACTTGTCCAGCGCTCGCTCTTTGGATATGGTGAGACCTTCGGGCGGGTGATTGGCTGGTCTGTAGTCATCATCATCAGTTTTGCAGCGGCGTATCTGGCTGGTGGCATGATTCGCCCTGTTGGCCCTGGTGGAACGCTGGGCCGTCCGGTCTCGTGGACACAATTGCCTGGTGATCCGAGTGTGCTCTGGGAGAGCCTCTACTACAGTACGCTCACGTTCACGGCGCTCGGCTTCGGTGACTTCCGGCCAGCCGGGACTGTGGGGCAGGCCCTGACGATTCTCGAAACAGCAACTGGCGCGCTGCTGCTGGCCCTACTCGTCTTCGTCTTCGGTCGCCGGGCTGCGAAATAG
- a CDS encoding DUF6293 family protein: protein MDVTRRVHLFLYSGETDIPTMVQAAEVLSPDICYLLVHEHLDADVMAALEASAFPDARVEQIYECDHTDLYDVLGLVTTLADQDQHESDTVYLNVSTGKRPASIGAALGSMDTSTDVTAYITHTEEQEGDDDPTERLETYPIDSPTTDQVALMAIIQELTTNGTGPNKSAVIQRADDVGHSLTTDLADPTSGTDKNTAQQRLQSQLISPLGPDSKYEYVRVDSSGRSKKLTLTDSGVRALRAFRHKSLNTLQNINIDIK, encoded by the coding sequence ATGGACGTTACTCGTCGTGTACACCTGTTCTTGTACAGTGGTGAAACAGACATTCCGACGATGGTCCAGGCTGCTGAGGTGTTGTCTCCCGACATTTGTTACCTCCTTGTGCACGAACACCTCGATGCTGATGTGATGGCTGCACTCGAAGCATCTGCATTTCCCGATGCTCGCGTAGAGCAGATCTACGAGTGCGATCACACTGACCTCTACGATGTGCTGGGGCTCGTGACTACACTCGCAGATCAAGATCAGCATGAGTCCGACACGGTGTACCTCAACGTCTCGACAGGCAAACGACCGGCCAGTATTGGTGCTGCACTCGGGTCGATGGATACCTCGACAGATGTGACGGCGTACATCACGCACACTGAGGAGCAAGAGGGTGATGACGACCCGACTGAGCGGCTCGAGACATACCCAATCGACTCGCCGACGACTGATCAGGTTGCGTTGATGGCGATCATCCAAGAGCTCACAACGAACGGCACTGGCCCGAACAAGTCCGCAGTGATTCAGCGTGCTGACGACGTAGGGCATTCGCTCACCACAGATCTCGCTGATCCGACGAGTGGCACTGACAAGAACACGGCTCAACAGCGACTCCAGTCACAGTTGATCTCTCCTCTTGGGCCAGACTCAAAGTACGAGTACGTACGTGTGGACAGCAGTGGTAGGAGCAAGAAGCTCACCCTCACCGATAGTGGGGTACGGGCACTGCGTGCATTCAGGCACAAGTCACTTAACACATTACAGAATATTAATATTGATATAAAATAA
- a CDS encoding pentapeptide repeat-containing protein: MTEDPDWDIEAIRRGEIKNLAEADLTETNLADADLAEADLQRACLREADLRGANLSNATLTKADLQSAILTDADLRDADIQLANLPVVDLSNADLAHTDLSTASLVDAGLHDVNLSDSDLTSAKLIDTDLQGANLARVNLDDADLTGSNLQEANLRRAKVSMATTGVTVEFDT; encoded by the coding sequence ATGACGGAGGACCCAGATTGGGATATCGAGGCGATTCGACGCGGGGAAATCAAGAACCTGGCTGAGGCTGACCTCACCGAGACAAATCTAGCGGACGCAGATCTAGCAGAGGCTGACCTCCAGAGGGCATGTCTAAGAGAAGCTGATCTTCGAGGAGCAAATCTATCGAACGCAACTCTGACCAAGGCTGACCTTCAGAGTGCTATTTTAACTGACGCAGACCTGAGAGATGCTGATATCCAGCTGGCGAATTTGCCGGTTGTCGACCTGTCAAACGCGGACCTCGCGCACACGGACTTGTCAACTGCAAGCCTAGTGGATGCTGGACTTCACGATGTGAATCTGTCCGATAGCGATCTGACAAGCGCAAAATTGATTGATACTGATCTTCAGGGCGCAAACCTGGCGAGGGTTAACCTGGATGATGCCGACCTGACGGGCTCGAATCTTCAGGAGGCAAACCTACGGAGAGCGAAGGTATCAATGGCCACGACTGGCGTCACCGTTGAGTTCGACACCTAA
- the cas8b gene encoding type I-B CRISPR-associated protein Cas8b/Csh1 encodes MSNPGVEDFQQAVDKYWHGQPVTSLEDLMTFYGVLAVAEDDSGLFRTPAELSAYVDDGRLVTIHMDLTSDPAEYTDLTVDTLRDDDLARLGYAAKTSGRGADYSFTQAGSKTGNKPEKLKNTHINRLRLWCNYDAVRGVVDSDEAHPDGWVLNRLGTIFKKDGKVLEEIKDDLTDLLQGSEPTVLTVGMTIDLSDLSEHSGENGVETFYPGTLDVMDAAMRRYLTANLTDANLDRRTSSGEATGYVTGEEDRVVGTPKTGPFEIFSIKHPDVQPGLRQDQSWRNYPVSEQTGQLMSQAKSLLEECVFRTSGVETYAIPYFAGEVTGLKAQTLWNAVQSLDPEENNDRPPMARVTFDIEEADNPAIRALSDELRFYYLVSPISDDTHIVAETPSASTYWVNEIADGLVSTVYESLSATAYGGLGVSTNWDLLELPDDRDQARRIAFYKIVGHEFTNATFRRRDDAEDDFRRVVDQQLLEGRPVDASVLLGEFVDRLGDEHGEDGVPWQVPAMQLVQLETLSRAGLLDGLSGGATPRDQSMTQDLPELTDLTKIREHRLESFLDRPMFDSGKDNTERRAACLSGVLIGQISWHQEHERNMGQPLDTRVQADKLTLDTLRKTVQTALDNARVYAADGEGHNVLYPEVVDRLLEAYEENPTEWSISRDDMRFAVALGTAFGRRAMPQAFDLHESDSESTDEDASEATA; translated from the coding sequence ATGAGTAACCCGGGGGTCGAGGATTTCCAGCAGGCAGTGGACAAGTATTGGCACGGACAGCCCGTGACATCCCTTGAGGATCTGATGACCTTCTACGGCGTGTTAGCAGTCGCAGAGGACGACTCCGGACTGTTCAGAACACCAGCCGAGTTATCGGCATACGTCGATGATGGTCGGCTAGTCACCATCCATATGGATCTGACCAGCGATCCAGCTGAATACACAGATTTGACCGTTGACACCCTCCGCGATGATGATCTCGCTCGACTCGGCTACGCTGCTAAAACGTCTGGTCGTGGTGCAGATTACAGCTTTACTCAGGCAGGATCCAAAACAGGCAACAAACCGGAGAAATTGAAAAATACGCATATTAATCGCCTTCGTTTGTGGTGTAACTACGATGCTGTACGCGGTGTAGTCGACTCAGACGAGGCACACCCTGACGGGTGGGTGTTGAATCGGCTGGGAACAATTTTCAAGAAGGATGGTAAGGTGCTGGAGGAGATCAAAGACGATCTTACGGACCTTCTACAGGGATCTGAACCGACAGTCCTGACAGTCGGAATGACCATTGACTTGAGCGACCTATCTGAGCACTCTGGTGAGAACGGAGTGGAGACGTTCTACCCTGGGACACTGGATGTAATGGACGCCGCGATGCGAAGGTATTTGACTGCAAACCTGACTGATGCGAATCTTGATCGGCGGACATCATCCGGAGAGGCTACCGGCTACGTTACTGGTGAAGAAGATCGCGTTGTTGGCACTCCGAAGACCGGCCCCTTCGAAATTTTCTCGATTAAACATCCAGACGTGCAACCAGGACTTCGACAGGATCAGTCTTGGCGGAACTACCCGGTCAGTGAACAAACAGGCCAGCTGATGAGCCAGGCGAAATCACTCTTAGAAGAGTGTGTCTTCAGGACAAGTGGGGTTGAGACGTACGCTATTCCTTACTTCGCTGGTGAAGTGACAGGCCTGAAAGCGCAGACGCTCTGGAATGCCGTGCAGTCGCTTGATCCAGAGGAAAACAATGACCGCCCGCCAATGGCGCGAGTGACATTTGACATCGAAGAAGCAGATAACCCGGCCATCCGAGCACTGTCCGACGAGTTGCGATTCTACTACCTCGTGAGCCCCATCAGTGATGACACACATATCGTTGCTGAAACCCCTTCGGCAAGCACGTACTGGGTAAACGAGATCGCCGATGGCCTGGTTTCGACGGTATATGAGTCACTCAGTGCTACAGCTTACGGTGGCCTAGGAGTGTCTACAAATTGGGACTTGCTGGAGTTACCGGATGATAGAGACCAAGCAAGACGCATCGCTTTCTACAAAATTGTCGGACATGAATTCACTAACGCTACCTTCAGACGGCGCGACGACGCCGAGGATGACTTCCGGCGAGTGGTTGATCAGCAACTCCTCGAAGGAAGACCAGTTGACGCATCCGTGTTGTTAGGGGAATTTGTAGACCGGCTTGGTGATGAACATGGAGAAGATGGCGTCCCATGGCAGGTTCCCGCGATGCAACTCGTTCAATTAGAGACCCTCTCACGCGCTGGGCTATTAGATGGCCTCAGTGGTGGTGCAACCCCTCGCGATCAATCCATGACACAGGACCTTCCCGAGCTCACAGATTTGACCAAAATCCGTGAGCACAGACTCGAATCGTTCCTTGACCGACCGATGTTCGATAGTGGCAAAGACAACACTGAGCGCCGCGCTGCGTGTCTCAGTGGAGTGCTGATCGGACAGATCAGCTGGCATCAAGAGCATGAACGAAACATGGGCCAGCCTCTCGATACGCGTGTCCAAGCCGACAAGCTCACACTCGACACGCTGCGCAAAACCGTTCAGACCGCACTTGACAACGCCCGTGTGTACGCGGCTGATGGGGAGGGTCACAACGTCCTGTACCCGGAAGTCGTCGATCGTCTGCTTGAGGCATACGAAGAGAACCCGACCGAGTGGTCCATCAGCCGTGATGATATGCGGTTCGCTGTAGCACTCGGAACAGCATTCGGACGTAGGGCGATGCCACAGGCGTTCGACCTCCACGAATCGGATAGTGAGTCAACCGACGAAGATGCAAGCGAGGCCACAGCATGA
- the cas7b gene encoding type I-B CRISPR-associated protein Cas7/Csh2, translating into MSSPDFPRSEMLFVTDAQDCNPNGNPLAEDRPRRDPETGQGIVTDVRLKRYLRDQLLDDGYGVYVKKVDGESQGRKTLTLDILDEISEASDIEEVEDIGKKFLSRATDVRYFGAALTFESSDDDDDDKLQNALQGAFPNQYQGPVQFLPAKSLNKVEENQDYDSLTSVIATDDENRQGGFGLDDHRIVYGIFPFYGLVDENAAADTNLTKDDVERLDTLCWRALKNQPTSRSKLGQTPRLYLRVVYEEGKYHTGNLHNMIDLADESSDPLRSIDDVVVTVDSLCDRLETEKERIDKIRFVGDSRFTLSRGGETFGADEIGEKLHLNTEQINVYKERDLADE; encoded by the coding sequence ATGAGTTCCCCAGACTTCCCACGTTCCGAGATGTTGTTTGTTACCGACGCACAGGACTGCAACCCTAATGGGAACCCACTCGCCGAGGACCGTCCACGACGTGATCCTGAAACTGGACAGGGAATCGTCACTGACGTTCGACTCAAACGGTACCTCCGAGATCAACTCCTTGATGACGGATACGGTGTGTATGTAAAGAAGGTTGACGGAGAATCGCAAGGTCGCAAGACACTGACGCTCGATATTCTGGACGAGATCTCCGAAGCAAGTGATATCGAGGAGGTCGAGGACATCGGTAAGAAATTCCTCAGCCGAGCGACCGACGTTCGGTACTTCGGCGCGGCACTCACCTTCGAGTCCAGTGATGACGACGATGATGATAAACTCCAGAACGCACTCCAAGGTGCGTTCCCAAACCAATACCAAGGTCCTGTGCAGTTTCTCCCTGCCAAGTCACTCAACAAGGTTGAGGAGAATCAGGACTACGACTCGCTCACCAGTGTCATCGCGACTGACGACGAGAACCGACAAGGCGGCTTCGGTCTCGATGACCACCGGATTGTGTATGGGATCTTCCCGTTCTACGGATTGGTCGACGAGAACGCCGCCGCAGACACTAATCTCACTAAAGATGATGTAGAGCGGTTAGACACGCTTTGTTGGCGAGCACTGAAGAACCAGCCAACGTCTCGAAGTAAACTGGGACAGACACCGCGGCTCTACCTCCGAGTGGTCTACGAGGAGGGAAAGTATCATACTGGTAACCTCCACAATATGATTGATCTTGCAGACGAGTCGTCTGATCCACTCCGCAGCATCGATGATGTCGTCGTAACGGTCGACTCCCTCTGTGACCGACTCGAGACTGAGAAAGAGCGTATCGATAAAATTCGATTTGTAGGGGATAGTCGATTTACCCTCTCACGAGGCGGTGAAACGTTCGGGGCTGATGAAATCGGGGAGAAGCTGCATCTAAATACCGAGCAAATCAACGTATACAAGGAGCGGGACCTTGCAGACGAATGA